In Streptomyces sp. NBC_00878, a single window of DNA contains:
- a CDS encoding cation transporter, whose amino-acid sequence MSAGMSLGAVGPSSSRRDALARRIRVLVGVTIAYNVVEAGIALAAGTAASSGALIGFGLDSVIEVSSATAVAWQFSASDHAAREARERRTLRIIAVSFFALAAYVTAQSVHAFAGGGDADRSYVGIALAAVSLAVMPFLSAAQRRAGRELGSATAVADSKQTLLCTYLSAVLLVGLVANATLGWSWADPVAALVIAAVAVKEGRDAWQGKGCCAPTSAALLPVEAKADPCGCRSGCDCCA is encoded by the coding sequence ATGAGCGCCGGGATGTCCCTGGGCGCGGTGGGGCCTTCCTCGTCCCGCCGGGACGCCCTCGCCCGGCGGATACGCGTGCTGGTCGGGGTGACCATCGCCTACAACGTCGTCGAAGCGGGCATCGCCCTGGCCGCTGGAACCGCGGCGTCCTCCGGCGCGCTGATCGGCTTCGGCCTCGACTCGGTGATCGAGGTGTCCTCCGCGACCGCCGTCGCCTGGCAGTTCTCCGCGTCCGACCATGCGGCCCGCGAGGCCCGTGAGCGGCGGACGCTGCGGATCATCGCGGTCTCGTTCTTCGCCCTGGCGGCCTACGTCACCGCGCAGTCCGTACACGCCTTCGCCGGGGGCGGCGACGCGGACCGCTCGTACGTCGGTATCGCCCTGGCCGCCGTCTCGCTCGCGGTGATGCCGTTCCTGTCCGCCGCCCAGCGCCGGGCCGGGCGCGAACTGGGATCGGCAACGGCCGTCGCCGACTCCAAACAGACCTTGCTGTGCACCTACTTGTCGGCGGTACTGCTGGTCGGTCTGGTCGCCAACGCGACGCTCGGCTGGTCGTGGGCCGACCCGGTCGCCGCCCTGGTGATCGCGGCCGTCGCGGTCAAGGAGGGCCGCGACGCCTGGCAGGGCAAGGGCTGCTGTGCGCCGACCTCCGCCGCCCTGCTGCCGGTTGAGGCCAAGGCCGACCCGTGTGGGTGTCGGTCCGGCTGCGACTGCTGCGCGTGA
- a CDS encoding FHA domain-containing protein: MPSCPKGHQSATDDWCEVCGHRMSSAPRPSPAPERHAALSAAEPCPYCGAPRDGLAQFCEGCRYNFVTRSGMVSAPKSPPSQSRPSQSPLSQSPPSQSPPSQSPQSPQSPLSPSQPSQAPTGAGVPAAAPTWTVTVSADRGYFTEMMANGGPEGLGFSFPGYFADLHVPLTQVLVTIGRRRQSTGETPDIDLAGSPEDPGVSHEHAMLIQQPDSTWSLIDKGSTNGTTVNGTEDPITPYVPVQLKDGDRVHVGLWTTITIRQD, encoded by the coding sequence ATGCCGAGTTGCCCGAAGGGTCACCAGTCCGCGACCGACGACTGGTGCGAGGTGTGCGGCCACCGCATGTCCTCCGCACCGCGCCCCTCCCCCGCCCCGGAGCGGCACGCGGCGCTCTCCGCCGCCGAGCCCTGCCCCTACTGCGGCGCGCCCCGCGACGGCCTCGCCCAGTTCTGCGAGGGGTGCCGCTACAACTTCGTCACTCGCTCCGGCATGGTCTCCGCCCCCAAGTCACCGCCGTCGCAGTCGCGGCCGTCGCAGTCACCGCTCTCGCAGTCGCCACCGTCGCAGTCACCGCCGTCGCAGTCACCGCAGTCACCGCAGTCACCGCTATCGCCGTCACAGCCGTCGCAGGCTCCGACCGGCGCGGGAGTTCCCGCGGCGGCGCCGACCTGGACCGTCACCGTCAGCGCCGACCGTGGCTACTTCACCGAGATGATGGCCAACGGCGGTCCCGAGGGCCTGGGATTCTCCTTCCCCGGCTACTTCGCCGACCTCCACGTCCCCCTCACCCAGGTCCTGGTCACCATCGGCCGTCGCCGCCAGTCCACCGGCGAGACCCCGGACATCGACCTCGCCGGTTCCCCGGAAGACCCCGGCGTCTCCCACGAACACGCCATGCTCATCCAGCAACCCGACTCCACCTGGTCCCTCATCGACAAGGGCTCCACCAACGGCACGACGGTGAACGGCACGGAGGACCCCATCACCCCCTACGTGCCGGTGCAGTTGAAGGACGGTGACCGCGTACACGTCGGCCTCTGGACGACGATCACGATCCGCCAGGACTGA
- a CDS encoding helix-turn-helix transcriptional regulator, whose amino-acid sequence MLTLASEIEVLSRFGRALADPIRCRLLLALREAPAHPSDLAEELGISRTRLSNHLACLRDCGLAVAVPVGRRTRYELADPRLGHALGDLRTAVLAVESDRTCPDADDKGCC is encoded by the coding sequence ATGTTGACTCTTGCCTCCGAGATCGAGGTGCTGTCCCGCTTCGGCCGCGCCCTCGCCGACCCGATCCGCTGCCGTCTGCTGCTCGCACTGCGCGAGGCGCCGGCCCATCCCTCCGACCTGGCGGAGGAGTTGGGTATCTCCCGCACCCGGCTCTCCAACCACCTGGCGTGCCTGCGCGACTGCGGACTCGCCGTCGCCGTGCCGGTCGGCCGCCGTACGCGTTACGAACTCGCCGATCCGCGCCTCGGCCACGCGCTGGGTGACCTGCGGACGGCAGTGCTGGCGGTGGAGAGCGACCGTACCTGCCCGGACGCGGACGACAAGGGCTGCTGCTGA